TAAATTATCTGACACCTTATGGGACAAGCTAAAGGATAAAAAAGATGGAAAACTTGTTTTAGTAACAGCAATAAACCCCACTCCTGCCGGAGAAGGCAAAACGACTACCTCAGTAGGTCTGGGACAAGCCCTATGTAAAATGAACAAAAAGGCAATTGTTGCTTTGAGAGAACCATCTTTAGGGCCTTGTATGGGTGTAAAAGGTGGAGCAGCAGGAGGCGGATATGCTCAAGTTGTTCCTATGGAAGACATCAATCTTCATTTTACAGGAGATATCCATGCTATTTCTGCAGCCCATAATTTGCTTTCCGCAATGATCGACAATCATCTTCAGCAAGGCAATGAACTTCAAATTGATCCAAGGCAGATTCTTTGGAAAAGAGCAGTAGACATGAATGACCGTGCATTAAGAAATATAATCGTTGGCTTAGGCGGAAAGCCTCATGGCATGCCTAGGGAAGATGGTTATATGATTACTGTTGCATCGGAAGTCATGGCGATCCTGTGTCTTGCGGAAGATTTAATGGATTTAAAGAGAAGATTAGGAAAAATAATAATAGCATACAATTTTAACGGAGAACCGGTTACTGCTGAAGATCTAAAAGCCAACGGAGCTATGGCGGCTTTATTAAAGGATGCTATTAAACCTAATTTGGTTCAAACCTTAGAAAATACTCCTGTTTTAATGCATGGAGGACCGTTTGCAAATATTGCTCATGGCTGCAACAGTATTAGAGCCACAAAGATGGCGCTTAAGCTTGCTGATATTGTAGTGACAGAAGCAGGGTTCGGTGCAGATTTAGGGGCAGAGAAGTTTTTTGATATCAAATGCCGTTTTGCTGGATTAAAGCCCGATGCAGTCGTTTTAGTCGCTACTATTCGTGCCTTAAAATATAATGGAGGCATACCAAAAAATGAGCTGGGTACTGAAAATTTAGAAGCCCTCAAAAAAGGTTTTGATAATCTTAAAAAACATATAGAAAATATCAAGCAGTATCAAGTGCCGATTGTGGTTACACTAAACGAGTTTGTGACTGATACTGACGCTGAAATTGCCTATGTTAAAGAACAATGCGAAAGTATGGATTGTGCTTTTGCTATTTCTAAAGTATGGGAAAAAGGAGGACAGGGCGGTTTTGAACTGGCTCAAAAGGTAATTGAAACTTTAGAGACAAAGTCTTCCAGATTTGAAGTATTGTATGACAACAACAGAACGATTGTAGAAAAAATTGAAACTATAGCCCGAAAGATTTATGGTGCCAAAGGGGTTGTGTTTACTTCCAAGGCTAAAAAAGACATGGAAAAAATAGCTCAAATGAATTTGGATAAAATGCCCATATGTATTGCGAAAAATCAGTATTCCTTATCTGACGACCCAAGCTTACTGGGAAGACCAACTGACTTTGAAATTACGGTAAGGGAGTTAAGAGTTTCAGCCGGTGCAGGCTTTATTGTAGCCTTAACGGGAGATGTAATGATTATGCCGGGATTGCCTAAATATCCTGCGGCAATGAATATTGATGTTAATGAAAAAGGACAAATTACTGGATTGTTCTAGGAGGGGTAACATGAGTGCCATTATAATTGATGGGAAAAAAATATCACAGGATATTAAGGATGAATTAAAAAAAGAAGTGGAAGAACTCAATCAAAAGAATATATTCCCAGGATTAGCTGTTGTATTAGTTGGAAACGATCCGGCATCCAAAGTATATGTTAATAATAAGAAAAAAGCATGTGAATATATAGGCATTAAATCTTTTTCCTACGAATTGCCGGAAGAGACTACAGAAGAAGAATTATTAAATCTTATAGACGTTTTAAATAAAACAAAAGAAGTCAACGGTATATTGGTTCAGCTGCCTTTGCCAAAACACATAGATGAAAATAAAGTACTTCTTTCAATTGATCCAATAAAAGATGTGGATTGCTTTCATCCATACAATGTGGGTTTGGTTTCAATCGGGAAAACGGATGGATTTCTTCCCTGTACACCGGCAGGAATTGTAGAGTTGATAAAAAGAACGAATATAGAAATAGAAGGTAAAAACTGTGTTGTTGTAGGAAGAAGCAATATTGTAGGGAAACCGGTATCTCAACTTTTATTAGGTAATAATGGGACTGTGACAACATGCCATTCTCGTACAAAGAATTTGTCCAAAGTATGCCAGGAAGCAGACATATTGGTTGCAGCTATAGGAAAAGCTCAGTTTATTAAAGAGGATATGGTAAAAGAAGGCTCGGTACTTATTGACGTAGGAGTGAATCGTTTAGAAGATGGTAAATTGTGTGGAGATATCGATTTTGAAGGATGTAAAGATAAAGCTTCAGCGATTACTCCTGTGCCGGGAGGCGTAGGTCCTATGACTATTGCAATGTTGATGAAAAATTGTGTAAAGGCTGCAGTGATGCAGAACTAGAAAGGAGATTAAATTGCCTATTAGAATAGCGTTTGTTTCATTAGGATGTGACAAGAATTTAGTAGATAGCGAAGTAATGTTAGGTTTACTTCAAAAATCGGGATTTGCACTGATATCTGACGAAAGTCAGGCGGAAGTTATAGTCGTAAATACTTGTTGTTTTATACAAGATGCAAAAGAGGAAAGTATTGAAAATATACTAGAAATGGCTCAGTATAAGAAGACTGGCAATTGCAAAGCCCTCATTGTAACAGGATGTATGGCAGAACGATATAAGGATGAAATTTTAGCTGAAATTCCTGAGGTAGACGGAGTCGTTGGAACTACGGGATATGAAAGTATTGTTGAGGTCGTTGAAGAAATCTTGAAGGGTAAAAAGATTCAAAAGTTCTCCGACATTAATACAACAATAAGAGAAGATTATCAAAGAGTGTTAAGTACTGCAGGATATTTTGCTTACTTAAAGATCGCAGAAGGCTGTGACAATAAATGTACTTACTGTATTATTCCACAGCTTAGGGGTAAGTATAGAAGTCGTTCTATTGAAAGCCTCATTAGTGAAGCGAAAACTTTAGTCAGCCAGGGAGTAAGAGAATTAATTCTGGTTGCTCAGGATACAACAAGATATGGAATTGATTTATATGGAGAAAAAAGACTCCCACAGTTACTAAGGGAGTTATGCAAAATTGAGGAATTGAAGTGGATTCGCTTATTGTACTGTTATCCGGAAGAGATCACAGATGAACTCATAGATGTTATAGCAGAGGAAGAAAAGGTATGCAGCTATTTGGATATGCCTATACAGCATGCAAACACTGCAATTCTGAAACGGATGGGAAGAAGAAGCACTAAGGAAGAGCTTATTCATCTTATAAACAAATTGAGAAATAGGATTCCTGATGTTTGCTTAAGAACAACTCTAATTGTAGGCTTCCCTGGGGAAACCGATGAAGAATATGAGGACTTAGTACAATTTGTTACCGATATGAAATTCGATAGACTGGGTGTATTTACATATTCTAAAGAAGAAGGTACTGCTGCTGCAAAATTGAAGGGACAGATTCCAAAGAAAATAAAAGAACTTCGAAAAGATAAGATTATGAAACTTCAACAGGCTATTTGTGAAGAAAAATCTGCTCAATTCGTGGGAAAGACTTTGGAAGTAATCATAGACGGAAAGCTTCTGGAAGAAAATGAGTACTGCGGACGAACCTATCGAGATGCACCTGAAATTGATGGGATGGTATTTGTTCATACCGATGAAGAACTTTTATCTGGAGATTTTATTAAAGCTTCTATAACATCTGCAAATGAATATGATTTGGTAGGGAGGATTGTAGATGAATCTGGCGAATAAATTAACTTTTTTAAGGATTATTATGATTCCTATCTTTTTAGCTGTGCTTTTGACAGATTGGATTCCTGACCCTCAAAGAAGAATACTTGCATTGGTTATTTTTGCATTGGCATCTCTTACAGATATGTTGGATGGATATATTGCACGATCAAGAAATATGATTACAAATTTAGGCAAGTTTTTAGATCCTCTTGCAGATAAACTCCTTGTGACGTCGGCTTTAGTCAGTCTGGTAGAGTTAG
The genomic region above belongs to Defluviitalea saccharophila and contains:
- a CDS encoding formate--tetrahydrofolate ligase: MKTDIEIAQAAQMKPIAEIAAELNIDADDLELYGKYKAKLSDTLWDKLKDKKDGKLVLVTAINPTPAGEGKTTTSVGLGQALCKMNKKAIVALREPSLGPCMGVKGGAAGGGYAQVVPMEDINLHFTGDIHAISAAHNLLSAMIDNHLQQGNELQIDPRQILWKRAVDMNDRALRNIIVGLGGKPHGMPREDGYMITVASEVMAILCLAEDLMDLKRRLGKIIIAYNFNGEPVTAEDLKANGAMAALLKDAIKPNLVQTLENTPVLMHGGPFANIAHGCNSIRATKMALKLADIVVTEAGFGADLGAEKFFDIKCRFAGLKPDAVVLVATIRALKYNGGIPKNELGTENLEALKKGFDNLKKHIENIKQYQVPIVVTLNEFVTDTDAEIAYVKEQCESMDCAFAISKVWEKGGQGGFELAQKVIETLETKSSRFEVLYDNNRTIVEKIETIARKIYGAKGVVFTSKAKKDMEKIAQMNLDKMPICIAKNQYSLSDDPSLLGRPTDFEITVRELRVSAGAGFIVALTGDVMIMPGLPKYPAAMNIDVNEKGQITGLF
- the folD gene encoding bifunctional methylenetetrahydrofolate dehydrogenase/methenyltetrahydrofolate cyclohydrolase FolD, whose translation is MSAIIIDGKKISQDIKDELKKEVEELNQKNIFPGLAVVLVGNDPASKVYVNNKKKACEYIGIKSFSYELPEETTEEELLNLIDVLNKTKEVNGILVQLPLPKHIDENKVLLSIDPIKDVDCFHPYNVGLVSIGKTDGFLPCTPAGIVELIKRTNIEIEGKNCVVVGRSNIVGKPVSQLLLGNNGTVTTCHSRTKNLSKVCQEADILVAAIGKAQFIKEDMVKEGSVLIDVGVNRLEDGKLCGDIDFEGCKDKASAITPVPGGVGPMTIAMLMKNCVKAAVMQN
- the rimO gene encoding 30S ribosomal protein S12 methylthiotransferase RimO, encoding MRIAFVSLGCDKNLVDSEVMLGLLQKSGFALISDESQAEVIVVNTCCFIQDAKEESIENILEMAQYKKTGNCKALIVTGCMAERYKDEILAEIPEVDGVVGTTGYESIVEVVEEILKGKKIQKFSDINTTIREDYQRVLSTAGYFAYLKIAEGCDNKCTYCIIPQLRGKYRSRSIESLISEAKTLVSQGVRELILVAQDTTRYGIDLYGEKRLPQLLRELCKIEELKWIRLLYCYPEEITDELIDVIAEEEKVCSYLDMPIQHANTAILKRMGRRSTKEELIHLINKLRNRIPDVCLRTTLIVGFPGETDEEYEDLVQFVTDMKFDRLGVFTYSKEEGTAAAKLKGQIPKKIKELRKDKIMKLQQAICEEKSAQFVGKTLEVIIDGKLLEENEYCGRTYRDAPEIDGMVFVHTDEELLSGDFIKASITSANEYDLVGRIVDESGE